Genomic DNA from Chromatiales bacterium:
GAGCGCTCGGGTACGGACTTGAAGACACCTTCCATCTTCTTGGTGTCGACTTCCACCCACTCGGGGAAGCCAAACTGCTCGGCCAGGGCCAGGGAATCCTGGATGCGGACCTGCTTTTTGGACTTTTCGCGCACGGAAACGGTGTCGCCGGCCTTGACCTGGTAGGACGGGATGTTCACCGACTGTCCATTCACCATGATCGCCTTGTGGCTGACCAGCTGACGCGCCTCGGAACGGGTGGCGCCGAAGCCCATGCGGTACACGACGTTGTCGAGACGGCACTCCAGCAGCTTCAGCAGGTTCTCACCGGTGGAGCCCTTGATCTGGGCGGCCGCCTTGAAGTAGTTGCGGAACTGCTTTTCCAGCACACCGTAGATACGGCGCAGCTTCTGCTTTTCACGCAGCTGCAGGCCATAGTCGGACAGACGCGTACGGCGATCGCCGTGCTGACCGGGGGCCTTTTCAGCCTTGCACTTGGACTCGAACGAGCGGGCGCGGCTCTTCAGGAAGAGATCCGTACCCTCACGACGACTCAGCTTACACTTGGGACCAATATACCTAGCCATCTTGAATCTCTCCCAACCTTAGACGCGGCGCTTTTTCGGCGGACGGCAGCCGTTGTGCGGGATCGGCGTCACGTCAGTGATGCTCTGGATCTTGTAACCGCAGTTGTTCAGCGCGCGGACCGCCGATTCACGACCCGGACCCGGGCCCTTCACGCGCACTTCCAGGTTCTTCAGACCGTAGTCCTGGGCGGCAGTGCCGGCACGCTCCGCGGCCACCTGGGCTGCGAACGGCGTGCTCTTGCGCGAGCCACGGAAGCCCGAACCACCCGAGGTGGCCCAGGACAGGGCGTTACCCTGGCGGTCCGTGATCGTGATGATCGTGTTGTTGAAGCTTGCGTGAATGTGCGCAATGCCGTCGGTGACGACCTTTTTGACCTTCTTGCGCGTGCGAGTCGGGGCCTTAGCCATAAGCCTCTAAATCCTGTCAGTACAATTACTTACGAATCGGACGACGCGGGCCCTTGCGGGTACGCGCGTTGGTCTTGGTACGCTGGCCGCGCACGGGCAGGCCACGACGGTGGCGCAGACCGCGATAGCAACCGAGGTCCATGAGACGCTTGATGTTCATGGAGATGTCGCGGCGCAGGTCACCTTCGACCGTGTACTTGGCGACTTCCTCACGCAGCTGCTCGACCTCGCCGTCGCTCAGGTCCTTGACCTTGACGGTGGGATCGATGCCGGTGGCGGCACAGATAGCCTGTGCACGCGTGCTGCCGATACCATAGATCGCCTGCAGGGCGATGACGGTATGCTTCTGCACAGGGATGTTGATACCTGCAATACGAGCCATTCGAAAATCTCTCCACGAAACGGCGGAAAAGCCGGCAATTCTAGCCGCCTTTTCGCCCTAATTCAACCAAGTTAACCCTGACGCTGCTTGTGGCGCGGGTCCTTGCAGATCACGCGAACCACACCGTTACGGCGCACCACCTTGCAATTACGGCAGATCTTCTTGACGGAAGCACGTACTTTCATCGTTCTATCCTCGATGCTTACTCGGCATTACCGCAACAGGCCGGTCTTGCCATAACCTTTCAGATTCGCTTTTTTCATCAGGCCTTCATACTGATGGGACATCAGATGGGCCTGAACCTGGGCCATGAAATCCATGACCACCACAACAATAATCAGCAGGGACGTACCGCCGAAGTAGAACGGCACGTTCCAGGCCAGAATCAGGAATTCCGGCAGCAGACACACCAGGGTGATGTAGATCGCACCCACCGTGGTCAGGCGCGACATCACACCATCGATGTAAC
This window encodes:
- the rpsD gene encoding 30S ribosomal protein S4, which encodes MARYIGPKCKLSRREGTDLFLKSRARSFESKCKAEKAPGQHGDRRTRLSDYGLQLREKQKLRRIYGVLEKQFRNYFKAAAQIKGSTGENLLKLLECRLDNVVYRMGFGATRSEARQLVSHKAIMVNGQSVNIPSYQVKAGDTVSVREKSKKQVRIQDSLALAEQFGFPEWVEVDTKKMEGVFKSVPERSDLPAEINESLVVELYSK
- the rpsK gene encoding 30S ribosomal protein S11, which codes for MAKAPTRTRKKVKKVVTDGIAHIHASFNNTIITITDRQGNALSWATSGGSGFRGSRKSTPFAAQVAAERAGTAAQDYGLKNLEVRVKGPGPGRESAVRALNNCGYKIQSITDVTPIPHNGCRPPKKRRV
- the rpsM gene encoding 30S ribosomal protein S13; the protein is MARIAGINIPVQKHTVIALQAIYGIGSTRAQAICAATGIDPTVKVKDLSDGEVEQLREEVAKYTVEGDLRRDISMNIKRLMDLGCYRGLRHRRGLPVRGQRTKTNARTRKGPRRPIRK
- the rpmJ gene encoding 50S ribosomal protein L36, yielding MKVRASVKKICRNCKVVRRNGVVRVICKDPRHKQRQG